In the genome of Monodelphis domestica isolate mMonDom1 chromosome 2, mMonDom1.pri, whole genome shotgun sequence, one region contains:
- the HES6 gene encoding transcription cofactor HES-6 translates to MAPSFRPSRSRPGREEEDFWEAKGDRKARKPLVEKKRRARINESLQELRLILADAEFQMKMENAEVLELTVKRVQGVLQSRSLESDKLHREASERFVAGYIQCMHEVHMFVSTCPGIDAAIAAELLNHLLESMPLNEGASFQALLGDVLGEAAAAGPGGSLWPGGDGLGSPAGPLSPLASPLSLSPSEDVCSDLEEASEVELSQAAQEGLDTAPCLPSGLASSAVSKCMWRPW, encoded by the exons ATGGCCCCATCTTTCCGGCCCAGCCGAAGCCGCCCCGGGCGGGAGGAAGAGGATTTCTGGGAGGCGAAGGGAGACCGAAAG gcCAGGAAGCCGCTGGTAGAGAAGAAGAGGCGAGCCCGGATAAACGAGAGTCTGCAGGAGTTGCGCCTGATCCTAGCTGACGCCGAG TTTCAGATGAAGATGGAGAACGCCGAGGTCCTGGAGCTCACGGTGAAGCGAGTGCAAGGCGTCCTGCAGAGCCGCTCGCTGG AGTCGGACAAACTCCACCGGGAGGCCAGTGAGCGCTTTGTGGCTGGCTACATCCAGTGCATGCATGAAGTACATATGTTCGTCTCCACTTGCCCGGGCATCGATGCTGCCATCGCTGCGGAACTCCTCAACCACCTGCTGGAGTCCATGCCCCTCAACGAAGGCGCCAGCTTCCAAGCCCTGCTGGGAGATGTTCTGGGGGAGGCTGCAGCAGCTGGGCCAGGGGGCAGCCTGTGGCCGGGGGGAGATGGCCTGGGCTCCCCTGCGGGCCCTTTGTCCCCTCTGGCCAGCCCTCTGTCCCTGTCGCCTAGCGAGGACGTTTGCTCGGATCTAGAAGAGGCCTCCGAGGTAGAACTGAGCCAGGCGGCCCAGGAAGGGCTGGACACTGCCCCCTGCTTGCCCAGTGGCCTGGCTTCCTCTGCTGTTTCCAAGTGTATGTGGAGACCTTGGTGA